Genomic DNA from Candidatus Krumholzibacteriia bacterium:
AGTCCGAGAGGGAACGCGCGTCCCGCGCCTGCTGCCGCGCTTCGCGGGTGGCGTCGACCAGCCCCACGCCGAGACCCGCGATCGCGATCAGGGCCACCACCACGGTCACCGCGAGCGGCCGATTCCGCGCCGCGGACTTGCGAAGGACGTAGGCGAGACTCGGCGTGGACATCTGCAACGGCTCGTCGCGCAGGTGGCGACGCAGGTCCTCGGCGAGTGCCTGCGCGGACGGGTACCTCTCCTCACGATCGTGGGCGAGGGCGTGCAGGCAGATGGCGTCGAGCTCGCCGCGCAGTCGGCGCGACAGGGCACGGACATCGGTTCCGCGCGCCCGTGCGATCGCGTCGGCGTCGTCGCCCCCCTGCCGCACACGGACGGAGGGCTGGATCCGCGGAGTCTTCGTGAGCAGATCGCGCTGCTGGCCGATGTCCAGGCCTTCGAGGGCATCGACGTCCACGACGTGCCGACCGGTCAGCAGCTCGTACAGGACGGCGCCCAGCGCGTGGACGTCGGCCCGCGTGTCCACCGGCCCGGCGAACCCGAACTGTTCGGGCGCCATGTAGAGCGGCGTTCCGAGCTGGCTGCCGGCCATGCTCTCCAACGCGTGTTCCGGCAGCGGATCGAGCATCTTGGCCAGACCGAAGTCGATGATCTTGACGACCGGCCCGTCCGCGGTGTCGGTCACCAGGATGTTCGCCGGCTTCAGGTCGCGATGCAGGATCCCCTGCAGGTGCGCCGCCTCGACCGCGCCGGCCGCCTGGAGGAAGACCTCCAGCCGCTCCTCGACTCCCAATCGGTTGCGATCGCAGTACTCGTCGATCGACTGCCCGTCGACCCGCTCCATCACCAGATACGGCAGACCCTCGTCGCTGGTGCCCGAGTCGAGCACGTGCGCGATTCCGGGGTGCCGCAGGCTGGCCAGGGCGGCCTTCTCGACCTCGAAACGGGCGTCGAGCTCGGAGTAGATCAGGTGAGGATGGATGACCTTGACGGCCACCTCGAGCTCCAGCCCACCGGATTGGCGAGCGGCGTAGACCGTGCCGCTGTTGCCCGTGCCGAGGACACGGTCGAGGTGCAGGCCGTGGATGGAGGGGAAAGGTGGCATGAGGGCGTAGACTCCCGGTAGTCGTCGAGGGAGCGCGGGGCAAGACTACGGTGCCGCAACTCTAGCCGAGACCCCGAAATGGGTCCACGCCTCTACTTCGCGACTCGCACGATGCGGAATCCGACACGCTTCTGTGCCACACCGTCTGGCGGCGACACGTCGAAAGCACTGCGAGCGGCAGCACGACAGTCGATCGCAACATCCCAACTCGACCCGCCTCGGTAACCTCCACCGACTCTGCCCTTGCCCGTGGCAGTCGACGGCGTGACTCCTCTGCTCGACTCGGATTTCACCGAACCCTCATCAGACGTCAGGATCGCACTCACCACCTTCGAGGCTCGGCCCCGACCGACGCTGTTGTTCGACGTCCGCTCGGTTCTCTCGTGTCCATCACTGATTCACACGGAACACCCTCGGCGGCACTCACCATCAGAGACGATGCCAGCGGGGTACCGGACACGACCAGTCAGGTGTCCAGCACCTCGCCAGAAGCGAACCTGTTTCAATTTCGGTAGACCTCGATGAGCAGTTCCGACTCGAGCATCGCCACAGGAGACACGATCGGCTCGTCGAAGTGTGGTTCGCCCCCGAATCGCTTCTCGATCTCCGCCGCGATCTCCGGATCGTCGAGCTCGAAGGCCCCCAAGGACTGCCTGGATCCGACCTCGATTCCGAGCCCATCGCGAAGAATCTTCCATACGAGTTCCGAGCAGTACATGCGATCGTTCGACCACTGGAACCACCAATCGTACTCGACTCCGATCATCGGCTCCGCCGCGCGATGCACGCGCTCCGCGGCGACTCCGCCTGACGGAAGGGCTTCGGGTTTCAAGCGCATGACCACGATATGGCCGTCGACACCACGTTCGATCCACTCGTCCAGCGGAGTCGACTGCACGGTCGCAATGGCCTCGAGCACGAAGGGCTCACCGTCTTCGATGTGTACGATCCCCACGTGGCTGTAGCGACTGTTCGTCGCCTTCTGGATGAGCCGACTCTGCGCCGACTTCGACTCGTGGAAGACGAGATCTCCTTCTCGGGGATGGTAGCCGTCGGCGCAACCGGATGCACTGGTCGTAAGCGCGGCGACTGCAATCGCTGACGCCAGGACCATCGCCACTTGCCGGGGCTTGCCCGGGCGCTTGCGCTCGTCTTTCATGGTTGATCACCTCCTCCCGCATCACGAGATCGCCCTCGGGCCCGACCATCGCTCCGTCACGGTCCGATGGGCAAGATACGCTCGTGGGAAACGCCCCGATCGATGAGAGCTCGCTCCACAGCCTGAACCAGACCCCATTCCGGCGACTTTCTGGAGAGTGAGTTCCCCAAACAGAGGATAGTCCCATCGGAGAAACCGATCCGCACGAACAGCGGATGACCGTGGCGCGACTCCTCGAGCCGAACGTAGCGAATCGCTTCGATGTGCTGACGACGGGGCGCGCGCGACCAGAGAGTGCTGTAGGTCAGGACCTCACCGTCGAACGAATAGACCCGCGCGAAGCTGAATGGGATCCGCCAGAGCCCCGACCAAAAAGACAACCCGACAAGGCACGCGGCGCTCGCAACGGCGACCGCCTTCAAGCCCGCCGATTCGATCTGGACACCGCAGCCGCTGCCAAGGGCCGTCAGCACGGCCAACACCAAGCACACCGCCACGAACCCAAGAGCCGCCATGTAACAAACGATATTCAGGACGTTCGAAACGACGCTGGTCGTTCCCTCCGTGTAGGCCCTGGGCGCCATGGTGATAGCCCTCGGAATCATGACGACAGTTTCGAGTGGGGCAGGGGCGCGCGACTTCGAGAGCATATTCGCGCACGACGGGGTTGGACGATTACCGCGCCGCGCAAGCGAACGGCGAGCGCCGGACGACGTCACCCGGCTCCTTGCCGCCCCTCACCAATCAGAGACGACGTTGCGACCGGAACCGAACACGAGACGATGGCCGTTCGGTTTTCTGTGCCCCGTCGTCTCTCCGAGTACGGGCAGGCAAGAATCTGCTCTTCGGCTTCCGAAGGAACGTACGAATCCAGAACGCGGTGGCGGGTCTCACCGCCCCTCCATCCTCAGGAATCCAGTGCTTCCAGCGACGCGCGGATCGCTGCTATACTGCTGCTCCCGCTGTCGGGGGCCACGCCTGGCAATGCCTCCCTGCGGGCTACAGACGCTGCGCCCACTGGCCAGAACCGTGGATTCCGGTCCGATTCCACGTCATCGCCGGGATACGCAGGCTGCCGAAGGCTCTTCGGACCCGCCCCATGGAACCTGCTCGCCACGACGACCTTCCGACCGAGACGCTCGTCCTGGATGCCGTCTCCGGCAGCTCGCGAGCCCGCGAAGCACTGTACACGCGGTTCCTTCCCGTGCTCCAGCAGTGGGCCCGAGGCCGGATCCCGCTCCGTGCCCGCGAGCTGCTCGACACCGACGACCTCGTCCAGGAGGCCGCGATCGGTTCGCTCCGCAACCTCGCGAGTCTTCGGCGCCACGGCGGCAATGGCTTTCTCGGCTATCTCAAGGCGGCCGTCTCGAACCGAATCCGCGACGAGATCCGCAAGGTGGGGCGGCATCCGGATGTGGTCGAGGTGCAGTTCGACATCCCGGACAAACGACCGGATCCCCTGCACCAACTGATGACGGGGCAGGACCTCGCGCGCTACGAGCATGCGCTCGGTCGACTCGACCCCTCGGCTCGCGAACTCGTCATCGCCCGACTCGAGTTCCACATGAGCTACAACGAAATCGCGATCCACAGCGGGAAGTCGTCTCCCGATGCAGCACGCATGGCGACCCGACGTGCGGTCCGGCGACTCGCGGAGCTGCTGGCCGATGACGTCTCGCCCCGATCCCCTGGATGAATGGGTCGGTCGCCTGTGCGACGGCGACGCGATCGACTGGAAACGCGAGCGCGACGAGCTGACCCGTGACGGTCGGCTCGACGACGACCACCTGCACCTGCTCGAAGCGTTGCGGGTGCTCGACCGGGTGCGGCAGAGCAGTGCCGCCGCCATGCCCGACGGCAACGATCGGCTACCCTTCCCGCTCTGGGGCTCGTTGCGCTTGATCCGCAAGCTCGGGCACGGGGCACGCAGCGAGGTCTACGAGGCACGCGACGAGCTTCTCGACAAGACCGTCGCACTGAAGCTCTTCCGTCCGGAACTCACCGAGGACGCGCTCGTGCGCACGCGCCTCCTGCAAGAAGCCCGCGACCTCGCGCGCGTGCAGAGCCGCCACGTCGCGACCGTGCTCGGCGTGCAGATCAACCTGGGTCGGCTGGGATTGTGGATGGAGCCGGTCCCCGGTGCCGATCTCGCCGCGCTCGTCGAGCGCGACGGGCTCTTTCCCGAAGCGCGCGCGATCCGCATCGGCCGACAGGTCGCCGAAGCGCTCGCGCGCATGCACGCGGTGGGACTGCTGCACTGCGACGTCAAGGCCGCGAACGTGATCCTGCACGACGAGGGACACGCCGTGGTCGTCGACTTCGGCGAGGTGCGTTCGATCGAACGCGCGCTCGACCTTCCCGAGGACCGCTCTGGAACCCTGCTGTACATGTCGCCGCACGTGCTGGAGACGGGCGCCTGGACGCCTCAGGACGATCTCTATTCGTTGGGCGTCCTGCTCTTCCATCTGGTGACGGGTCGCTATCCCGTGGAGGCGACCTCTCCCGAAGAACTCCTCGCCCGACACGCCGACGGCGATCGCATGGGCCTTGATTCGTGCCGAACGTCGATCTCACCCGCTCTCGTCGAGGTCGTCGAGGCCTGTCTGGACGCGCCGACTCCGACGCCCGCGCAAAGGACCACGGCGGATGCGATCGTCGGTGCCCTGCGCGCACTCGACGCGGAACCGAACGGCGAGGACCCACCCGAGGCCGACGGAGCTCCTGGCACACCGAGCCGTCGTCCGCCCGTCCTCGCCCTGCTCGCCATCGTCGTGCTCGCCGTATCGCTGGGTACGGTGCTGATCGTGGGCAACGACGACCGTCCTGCTCCGTCCGGTGCGGACCTGAGAGCGAACGCGTCGCCGTACGTCGTCCGCTACGACTTCGACGATGCCCTCGACCCCCTCGACCACCCCGATTTCGAGGTCGCCGGCTTCGATCCGTCGATCTGGGATCCCGATGCCTTCCCCGGTCAGCTCACGCTCTACACGCACCAGGGCGACACCTGGAACGAGGAGCGCAGCGGCATGACCGCGCGCAACATCGTGAGCATCGCCGCGCCGGGCGACTCGTTCGTCGTCACCACGCGGTTGCTCCACTTCTGGCCCCGGCACAACTGGCAACAGGCCGGCCTCATGATCATGGCCGACCAGCGCAACTATGTACGGCTCGGGATGGTGTCGTCGGGGCGCTTCGTCGACGGCGATCGCCGACAGGAACAACGCCTGCAGACGGTCTTCGAACGCGACGACGAGGTGCTCGACACCGCGTCGTACCATCTGTGGCTGACCACCGATGCGGACGGCGTGGAGCGCCAGCACCGCTTCGCCGACGACGGACCCGTCCCGCAGACGTGGTTGCGGATCGTCCGCCGCGGCGATCACTGGACGGTGATGTTCAGCGACAACGGCATCAACTACCGCACGTTGAAGGAACGCGAGTTCCCGCTGCACACCCCGCGCATCGCCCTGTACGCGCTGCACGGAATCGGCGAGGGACGCACGCTGAACCTCACGTGGGATCCGATCCCGGCGCGGTTCGACTTCCTCGACGTACGCGGCGTGCCGCGCAAGGCGTCGACGGCGGCCACGAGCAGTCGCGACTAGTTCGCCGACGACAACACGTTCCCGTCGCGATCCACCTCCAGCACGACGGCCCGGGACACCCGATCGTCGTCCACCCGGCCGACGATCAACCATCCGGCCTCCGTGTCCTCCACTTCCACGATGGTCGGCGGACTCTCGAAGGAGCGCTCGCGGACGACGGCGCCGGCCGGGTCGAGCACCCGGAATGCACGCCGTGTGCCCTCGGCGAACGTGGTGCGACTGCCGAGCACCAGGAGGTGGCCGTCGGCGTGGACCGCCACCCGCTCGATATCCCACGGAAGGTCGGGCCAGGAGGTCGTGGACCCGCCGCCGTCACGATCCAACCACGCGATCTCTTCGTCGCCCTGGATGATCAGGTAGCGACCATCCGGCGCCACACGGAGGGACCTGGCCCCGGGAATCGTTCGGTCCCACTGCTCGACGCCGGTGCGGGCGTCCACGCGGACCACGTGCCTCCTGGAGGTCGGCCACGACTGCTGCGCCAGGAAGACGAGCGCGGAGTCAGCGGCGTCGTAGACGATGGATCGCACGCGGGTCCGGGGTTGATCCCATCGCCACACCACGCCCTCGCCCGGGCCGAACAGCGCGAGCGGAGTCGCGTCCTCCACGCCGGTCCCGTCGAGACCGACCGCCACGCGTTCGTCGACGGTCGGGCACAGGGCCTGGACCCATTCTTCGTAGCGCCAGGATTCGGTGACCGGCAGGGAGATCCGTGTCTCTCCTTCGAAGGCCCCACCCAGCGGGTCGGACCAGCGGAAGCCGATCCACAGGCGGGGTCCCGAGCGCTGCACGCGGGCAACGACGACGCGCCCCTCCGCGTCGAGCGACCAGTTCTGATACGACTCTTCGGGATCGAGCACTTCACCCGTTCGCGTCAGGTCGCGGTCGTGGATCGTGTAGCGGCCATCGCGGCGGAACGCCCACCGATCGAGCACACGCGCGCGCCGGACGCCGAGCATCGACAGCGCCGGGCGCATCGCATCCTCGTCGATGCTCGCGCCCAGCGTTCCGTCGAGCGCCGTGAATCCCACGGGCGCCGTGTAGGGGCCCTCGTGCACGGTCCCGTCCTCCTCGGCGACCCATCGTGCCCGAAGGGTGTAGTCGCCGTAGGGCAGCGACTCGATCTCCAGCTCGTAGGGTGTCGAGGGAACGAGGGACGACACGACCGTCCTGCCCGCGGAGTCCTGGACCTCGAACTCGATCGAAACCGGGCGTCGCTGCCCGAAGCCACTGTTTCCGCGGCTCAGCGCGGCCTCGAACAGCGTCGAGGTCTCGGGCATCGAGACGTGGATCCCGCCGTCGACGGGACGCTCGATCGCGACCTCCGCGCCGATGAGTCCGTCGCGCTGCACCGGAAGGTCGGCCGTGGTCCGCCGTTCGAGATCGTCGTCGATCCAGGCCCGGGCCTCGATCGTCAGCGACGTCTTGTGGGCCCGCCAGTGCTCGCCCAGGTCGACCTCCACGCGCAGGAACGTCGTGCGCTGGTCACGCGCGCGCGCGATCACCGTGCCGTCGACGGCCAGGGAGACGTGGACGACGCGGCCGAACTCCGGATCGGCACCGCGGACCTCGTACACGACCGCTTCGAAGGCGTCGGGAACGTTCGGGCCGGCGATCCGCTCCAGCGTGATCGTC
This window encodes:
- a CDS encoding serine/threonine-protein kinase — protein: MPPFPSIHGLHLDRVLGTGNSGTVYAARQSGGLELEVAVKVIHPHLIYSELDARFEVEKAALASLRHPGIAHVLDSGTSDEGLPYLVMERVDGQSIDEYCDRNRLGVEERLEVFLQAAGAVEAAHLQGILHRDLKPANILVTDTADGPVVKIIDFGLAKMLDPLPEHALESMAGSQLGTPLYMAPEQFGFAGPVDTRADVHALGAVLYELLTGRHVVDVDALEGLDIGQQRDLLTKTPRIQPSVRVRQGGDDADAIARARGTDVRALSRRLRGELDAICLHALAHDREERYPSAQALAEDLRRHLRDEPLQMSTPSLAYVLRKSAARNRPLAVTVVVALIAIAGLGVGLVDATREARQQARDARSLSDFLLGHFSGQDTAVGDEALPRAEVDRAYEELRARDPAPESEDAVRAYRRMSLAYEQLGDPDRADTVLLDGIDLVLRPVAADSSAALDLVLDRARLALRSERHDRADTLGRHVLRESERIGAGELSTLAHSVLGRLEIRRGRPG
- a CDS encoding YiiX/YebB-like N1pC/P60 family cysteine hydrolase; its protein translation is MKDERKRPGKPRQVAMVLASAIAVAALTTSASGCADGYHPREGDLVFHESKSAQSRLIQKATNSRYSHVGIVHIEDGEPFVLEAIATVQSTPLDEWIERGVDGHIVVMRLKPEALPSGGVAAERVHRAAEPMIGVEYDWWFQWSNDRMYCSELVWKILRDGLGIEVGSRQSLGAFELDDPEIAAEIEKRFGGEPHFDEPIVSPVAMLESELLIEVYRN
- a CDS encoding sigma-70 family RNA polymerase sigma factor, which encodes MEPARHDDLPTETLVLDAVSGSSRAREALYTRFLPVLQQWARGRIPLRARELLDTDDLVQEAAIGSLRNLASLRRHGGNGFLGYLKAAVSNRIRDEIRKVGRHPDVVEVQFDIPDKRPDPLHQLMTGQDLARYEHALGRLDPSARELVIARLEFHMSYNEIAIHSGKSSPDAARMATRRAVRRLAELLADDVSPRSPG
- a CDS encoding protein kinase yields the protein MTSRPDPLDEWVGRLCDGDAIDWKRERDELTRDGRLDDDHLHLLEALRVLDRVRQSSAAAMPDGNDRLPFPLWGSLRLIRKLGHGARSEVYEARDELLDKTVALKLFRPELTEDALVRTRLLQEARDLARVQSRHVATVLGVQINLGRLGLWMEPVPGADLAALVERDGLFPEARAIRIGRQVAEALARMHAVGLLHCDVKAANVILHDEGHAVVVDFGEVRSIERALDLPEDRSGTLLYMSPHVLETGAWTPQDDLYSLGVLLFHLVTGRYPVEATSPEELLARHADGDRMGLDSCRTSISPALVEVVEACLDAPTPTPAQRTTADAIVGALRALDAEPNGEDPPEADGAPGTPSRRPPVLALLAIVVLAVSLGTVLIVGNDDRPAPSGADLRANASPYVVRYDFDDALDPLDHPDFEVAGFDPSIWDPDAFPGQLTLYTHQGDTWNEERSGMTARNIVSIAAPGDSFVVTTRLLHFWPRHNWQQAGLMIMADQRNYVRLGMVSSGRFVDGDRRQEQRLQTVFERDDEVLDTASYHLWLTTDADGVERQHRFADDGPVPQTWLRIVRRGDHWTVMFSDNGINYRTLKEREFPLHTPRIALYALHGIGEGRTLNLTWDPIPARFDFLDVRGVPRKASTAATSSRD